The nucleotide sequence ACGCAACTAGCCACGCATCTGCATTTTCAGCCCGTGAGAATGTGGCTTTAGCGGCATTGGTAAACTGAGCTTGGCTGTGAACCCAGGCCATGATTTGACGATAGGCTTCGATGACGTCAGCCTGGTCTGTCGGGACAAACCACTCGTGGAAGTCATTGTTCGCCCAATCTTTTAGCGCGTCTGCGCCTCGGTCGATCTCTGCTTTCACACGATCAATGCTCAGCACACGATCACTCTTTGCTTGATCAACCAACGCCTGCCAAAACGATAAGACGATATCAAAAGCATAGTATCGACGTGCAGCTTCTATAAACACATTGGCATCTAAAACATAGCGAGCAGGGCTACCATTCACAGCCGTTCTCCCAACAGAAACCTGGTATACTGCTCGAAAGTTCTCCCGTAAAGACCGGTCAGCCTGTACGCATCACGATAAAGGAGTTTGCCTTCCTTAACTGCACGAACGACTGTTTCGGCAAAGCGACGACCAAGACGGAGGTTTTGCGTAGCGTAGAAGTTGCCTCCATCTCGATCTGAAACAGTACGATGCTCGAGTTCCTGATATGCTCGATAGAAGTTAAGAAACTCGTCTTTAGTGATGAGCTGAAGGTCGAGTGCTCTACGTGCGGCAACTAGCTCGCTGACCTTGAACTGACGTGCAATC is from Thermodesulfobacteriota bacterium and encodes:
- a CDS encoding DUF4411 family protein, with the translated sequence MNGSPARYVLDANVFIEAARRYYAFDIVLSFWQALVDQAKSDRVLSIDRVKAEIDRGADALKDWANNDFHEWFVPTDQADVIEAYRQIMAWVHSQAQFTNAAKATFSRAENADAWLVAYALAKGCMIVTHEQFDQDVRSRIPIPNVCQAFGVRYVDTFQMLRDLGAKIG